In Hydrogenovibrio thermophilus, the following are encoded in one genomic region:
- a CDS encoding Trm112 family protein: MDPKLLDILVCPVTKTHLQFDKDKQELISTAANLAYPVRDGIPIMLEEEARELTPEEKEHYIKLKR, from the coding sequence ATGGATCCGAAATTACTCGACATACTGGTTTGCCCGGTGACCAAAACCCACTTGCAGTTTGATAAGGACAAGCAGGAGTTGATTTCGACCGCCGCCAATCTGGCGTACCCGGTTCGCGACGGCATTCCGATTATGCTGGAAGAAGAAGCCCGCGAATTGACGCCGGAAGAAAAAGAACACTACATCAAATTGAAACGTTAA
- the kdsB gene encoding 3-deoxy-manno-octulosonate cytidylyltransferase encodes MSFTVIIPARFESSRLPGKPLMEINGRPMIAWTWMQAKKSGAERVVIATECEQVQAVCEGFGAEVCLTSDQHQSGTERIAEVVAQLGLSENEIIVNVQGDEPMLPPALIHQVAAGLESHPHTLMATLCEPIEDVETVFDPHAVKVIRDCQNFALNFTRAPMPWSRDTFGAESKTLPANWAYKRHIGLYAYRAGFVKRYVEWPECDLEQVEKLEQLRVLWHGERILVLDAECDAGVGVDTEADLVRVRAKMASAVFEA; translated from the coding sequence ATGTCGTTTACTGTCATTATTCCCGCCCGTTTTGAATCCTCCCGTTTGCCCGGAAAACCTTTGATGGAAATCAACGGTCGTCCAATGATTGCCTGGACCTGGATGCAGGCCAAGAAATCCGGTGCCGAACGCGTGGTAATCGCCACCGAGTGTGAACAGGTGCAAGCCGTGTGCGAAGGGTTCGGGGCGGAAGTCTGTCTGACGTCCGATCAACATCAGTCTGGCACCGAACGCATTGCCGAAGTGGTGGCGCAGTTGGGGTTGTCGGAAAATGAGATTATCGTCAATGTTCAGGGCGACGAACCGATGTTGCCACCGGCGTTGATTCATCAAGTGGCGGCCGGGCTGGAAAGCCACCCGCATACTTTGATGGCAACGCTCTGTGAGCCGATTGAAGATGTGGAAACCGTGTTTGATCCGCATGCGGTGAAGGTGATTCGTGATTGCCAGAATTTTGCGTTGAATTTCACGCGCGCACCCATGCCGTGGTCGCGTGACACCTTTGGCGCCGAGTCCAAGACCTTGCCCGCCAATTGGGCCTATAAGCGCCATATCGGTTTATACGCGTATCGTGCCGGATTTGTGAAGCGGTATGTGGAATGGCCGGAGTGTGACTTGGAACAGGTGGAAAAATTGGAGCAGCTTCGGGTGCTGTGGCACGGCGAGCGTATTCTGGTATTGGATGCGGAATGCGATGCCGGCGTCGGTGTGGATACCGAAGCGGATTTGGTGCGGGTGCGTGCCAAAATGGCGTCAGCGGTTTTCGAGGCTTAA
- a CDS encoding cobalamin-binding protein, which translates to MLSRHTSWIPLLFGFLIYGQAWPIWAADGAQRIISLAPHLTEQVYSAGAGDKLVGVIDYSDYPDAAKTLPSVGNFAHLNIEKIVALKPDLILAWQSGNRMKDLDKLKQLGLNVWTTDTHRLSDIPRQIRAIGQRAGTESQAIPAAQALEQTLTTLKSRYQNTPEIRVFYQIWAKPYITINRDQFISQGIALCHGRNVFGNLPSLSGEVSLESILKADPQVILLGGYPEKQTLWQQAWQKVPGLTAVEKHQIYPMVSDWLQRPTARFINALPEVCQTLDKARVAYGLKGYN; encoded by the coding sequence ATGCTTTCGCGGCACACGAGCTGGATTCCCCTGCTGTTCGGCTTTCTGATTTATGGTCAGGCCTGGCCTATTTGGGCGGCTGACGGTGCGCAACGCATCATCTCCTTGGCGCCGCATTTGACAGAGCAAGTCTATAGCGCCGGAGCCGGTGACAAGCTGGTCGGCGTCATCGACTATTCCGATTACCCCGACGCCGCCAAAACACTCCCGTCAGTCGGAAACTTCGCCCACTTGAACATCGAGAAAATCGTCGCCCTCAAACCGGACTTGATTCTGGCCTGGCAGTCCGGCAATCGCATGAAAGATTTAGACAAACTCAAACAACTGGGCCTGAACGTCTGGACAACCGATACTCACCGTCTGTCGGATATTCCCCGCCAAATCCGCGCCATTGGTCAACGCGCCGGAACCGAGTCGCAGGCAATCCCCGCCGCGCAAGCCTTGGAACAGACCCTGACCACACTGAAATCACGCTATCAAAATACGCCGGAAATTCGCGTTTTTTACCAAATTTGGGCCAAACCCTACATCACCATCAATCGTGATCAGTTTATCAGCCAAGGGATCGCGCTTTGTCATGGCCGCAATGTGTTTGGAAACCTGCCCAGCCTGTCGGGCGAAGTGAGTTTGGAAAGTATTTTGAAAGCCGACCCGCAGGTGATTCTGCTGGGCGGTTACCCGGAAAAACAGACCCTCTGGCAGCAGGCCTGGCAAAAAGTCCCCGGCCTGACCGCCGTTGAGAAACATCAAATTTACCCGATGGTCAGCGATTGGTTACAGCGCCCGACGGCGCGTTTCATCAACGCCTTGCCGGAGGTGTGCCAAACATTGGACAAGGCTCGGGTCGCCTATGGACTGAAGGGTTACAACTAA
- the cobO gene encoding cob(I)yrinic acid a,c-diamide adenosyltransferase: MTHSATTDKRNQYHKTRMERKKAQIDASIARAQDEKGVLLVITGNGKGKSTSAFGMVARALGHGLNVGVCQFIKSRTDTGEEAFFSAHPNCEWHVLGDGFTWDTQNREQDIRTSRKGWEVAMGMLTNPRYDLVVLDELTYLLSYDYLDQDTVLDALLARPENQHLVVTGRSALAELRDIADTVSEIRDEKHAYTAGIKAQKGVDY, encoded by the coding sequence ATGACCCACTCAGCCACAACCGACAAGCGGAACCAATACCACAAAACCCGCATGGAGCGTAAAAAAGCCCAAATCGATGCTTCTATTGCCCGTGCTCAGGACGAAAAAGGCGTGTTGCTCGTCATCACCGGTAACGGCAAAGGCAAATCCACCTCCGCTTTCGGTATGGTGGCCCGCGCGCTTGGCCACGGCTTGAACGTCGGCGTTTGCCAGTTCATTAAAAGCCGGACCGACACCGGAGAAGAAGCTTTTTTCAGCGCCCATCCCAACTGCGAATGGCACGTGTTAGGCGACGGGTTCACTTGGGACACCCAAAACCGCGAACAGGACATCCGCACCTCCCGAAAAGGCTGGGAAGTCGCGATGGGCATGCTCACAAACCCACGTTACGACTTGGTGGTACTGGACGAACTCACCTACCTGCTCAGTTACGACTACCTCGATCAAGACACCGTACTGGATGCGCTTCTGGCCCGCCCGGAAAACCAACATCTGGTGGTCACCGGCCGGTCGGCACTGGCGGAACTGCGCGACATCGCCGACACCGTTTCCGAGATTCGCGATGAAAAACACGCTTATACCGCCGGCATCAAAGCGCAAAAAGGCGTCGACTACTGA
- a CDS encoding cobyric acid synthase: MSARCLMVQGCTSDAGKSTLVAGLCRLYARRGHQIAPFKPQNMALNSAVTEDGGEIGRAQALQAQAAGASLSVHMNPILLKPNSDTGAQVILQGQAIGQLNAQDYHRYKPRAANAVWVSFQKLSDQYDTLFVEGAGSPAEVNLRQGDIANMGFAEQVDCPVILIADIDKGGVFAHIVGTLACLTPSERKRIQGFVINRFRGDIALLQDGLDWLEKRTRKPVLGVLPYLHDLKLDAEDAIAVADVTDTKITRPGGFQDSANHRFKVVCPLLPHIANHTDMDPLQWHPDIDFQWIKHNEAIPPADLMILPGSKNVAFDLAWLKQQGWENALKRHLRYGGKVIGLCGGLQMLGYKIYDPDQLESTQTEMNGFGCFQYETILKPRKQLKRHSGHLNFGAKAPISGYEIHQGETDFSGYAPALNWEYDLRDGALSKDNQILATYCHGLFDHPEGQKSLLEWAGLSDAATFHLDQHRETQLNRLADTLEQHLDIEKIDSILGQKA, from the coding sequence ATGTCCGCGCGCTGTTTGATGGTTCAAGGTTGCACCTCCGATGCCGGCAAAAGCACGCTGGTCGCCGGGTTGTGCCGCCTCTATGCCCGGCGCGGCCATCAAATCGCTCCGTTCAAGCCGCAGAATATGGCTTTGAACAGCGCCGTCACGGAAGACGGCGGCGAAATCGGCCGTGCCCAGGCATTGCAAGCCCAAGCGGCCGGTGCATCCTTATCGGTACACATGAACCCGATATTGCTGAAACCCAACAGCGATACCGGCGCTCAAGTCATCCTGCAAGGGCAAGCCATCGGCCAGCTCAACGCGCAAGACTATCATCGCTACAAACCCCGGGCCGCCAACGCGGTTTGGGTTTCCTTTCAAAAGTTGTCCGACCAATACGACACCCTGTTTGTCGAAGGCGCCGGCAGCCCGGCCGAAGTCAATCTTCGACAAGGCGATATCGCCAATATGGGCTTTGCCGAACAGGTTGATTGCCCGGTCATTCTCATCGCCGACATCGACAAAGGCGGCGTGTTCGCTCACATCGTCGGAACGCTGGCGTGTCTGACACCTTCTGAAAGGAAACGCATTCAAGGTTTTGTCATCAACCGCTTCCGCGGTGACATCGCCCTGTTACAAGACGGGCTCGACTGGCTCGAAAAACGCACCCGAAAACCGGTGCTCGGCGTCCTGCCCTATCTGCACGACTTAAAACTCGATGCCGAAGACGCCATTGCAGTGGCCGATGTCACCGACACAAAAATCACCAGGCCTGGTGGTTTTCAAGATTCGGCCAATCACAGGTTCAAAGTCGTCTGCCCGCTGTTGCCGCACATCGCCAATCATACCGATATGGACCCACTGCAATGGCACCCGGACATCGACTTTCAATGGATCAAGCACAATGAAGCCATTCCCCCTGCCGACCTGATGATTCTGCCCGGCAGCAAAAACGTGGCGTTTGACCTGGCCTGGCTCAAACAACAAGGCTGGGAAAACGCCCTGAAACGCCACCTTCGCTATGGCGGTAAAGTCATCGGCCTCTGCGGCGGGTTGCAAATGCTGGGCTATAAAATCTACGACCCGGACCAACTGGAATCCACCCAAACGGAAATGAACGGTTTCGGCTGCTTCCAGTACGAAACCATCTTGAAACCGCGCAAACAGTTGAAACGCCATTCGGGTCATTTGAATTTCGGGGCCAAGGCCCCGATTTCCGGTTATGAAATCCATCAGGGCGAGACCGATTTCAGCGGTTACGCACCGGCCCTCAACTGGGAATACGATCTAAGGGACGGTGCCCTTTCCAAAGACAACCAAATCCTCGCCACCTATTGCCACGGCTTATTCGACCATCCCGAAGGCCAAAAAAGCCTGTTAGAATGGGCAGGGTTAAGCGACGCCGCCACTTTCCATCTGGACCAGCACCGGGAAACCCAACTGAACCGCCTGGCCGACACCCTGGAACAGCATTTGGACATTGAAAAAATCGACAGTATCTTAGGACAGAAAGCATGA
- a CDS encoding TonB-dependent receptor plug domain-containing protein, which translates to MTPKVTCKLSPISIGLASVLCAGQLQAAETQSLDKIIVSANNTDQSAHSVTADYDVITRQEIEEKQYKTLAQALKTVPGVTVKSNGGYGTTTSIFMRGQSNNATLIMVDGIEMTNPMGTGGAIISSLLLGDVERIEIIKGPQSGVWGANASAGVINIVTRQAQNVAQFSLEGGTYNTQRLNTVLGASSDKADFLFTLSDLSTDGFSAVRPYHHSNDGLEDDAFQQTDVSMKIGLKPVAGHRLEAFLKNTSSSSQYDSSTNPDAAGTFYESDYSNTIKKLSYQYEQNDLNASIYWLENEIDQYNDGQLTEYGAKGHYEYAANQRLAASLTSKEFEGTNSSSGDTSRYYNTGVALNNTNQFNGNRLIITEALRYDEFSKFDNKVTGKVGIKNYFTADIYASANVGTAYNAPTLYQVTYGATHDLQPEETEAYDITLGAYGLEVTYYQTETKNLINYGGTWPNDYYENLSGKSKFNGVEASYQTDIKAIHTDLKLGYTYQSAKNDDDQWLSHRPEQQASLQIDNYSLAGLHLGWETRYIGTMYDKVDKQGAQIGEYFVTDLTADYALNNHFTLYGKVLNLFDDDYTSAVASYESDGTTPAYVYGNGGTQVSFGLRGTF; encoded by the coding sequence ATGACCCCTAAAGTAACATGCAAACTCAGTCCAATTTCGATTGGCCTGGCTTCCGTGCTATGCGCCGGCCAACTACAGGCGGCCGAAACTCAATCGCTCGATAAAATCATCGTGTCCGCAAACAACACCGACCAAAGCGCTCATTCGGTCACCGCCGATTACGATGTCATTACCCGACAGGAAATCGAAGAAAAACAATATAAAACCCTGGCCCAAGCGCTGAAAACTGTGCCGGGCGTCACCGTCAAAAGCAATGGCGGTTATGGCACAACCACCTCCATCTTCATGCGTGGTCAAAGCAACAACGCCACCTTGATTATGGTGGACGGCATTGAAATGACCAACCCGATGGGCACCGGCGGCGCCATTATTTCCTCCTTGCTGTTGGGCGATGTGGAACGCATTGAAATCATCAAAGGTCCGCAATCCGGTGTGTGGGGTGCCAACGCCTCGGCCGGCGTCATCAATATCGTCACCCGTCAAGCGCAAAACGTAGCGCAATTCAGCCTGGAAGGCGGCACTTACAACACCCAACGTTTGAATACGGTCTTGGGGGCTTCCAGCGATAAAGCCGACTTCCTATTCACACTTTCAGATCTTTCCACCGACGGCTTCTCGGCCGTACGTCCATATCATCATTCCAACGACGGTTTGGAAGACGATGCCTTCCAACAAACCGACGTTTCCATGAAAATCGGACTCAAACCGGTGGCCGGTCATCGTCTGGAAGCCTTTTTGAAAAACACCAGTTCTTCCAGTCAATATGACAGCAGCACCAATCCGGATGCGGCCGGAACCTTTTATGAAAGCGACTACAGCAACACCATCAAAAAACTGAGCTATCAATACGAGCAAAATGACCTCAACGCATCGATCTACTGGCTGGAAAACGAAATCGATCAATATAATGACGGCCAGCTCACCGAATACGGTGCCAAAGGCCATTACGAATACGCCGCCAATCAACGACTGGCCGCCAGCCTGACCTCTAAGGAGTTCGAAGGCACCAACAGCTCCTCGGGTGACACCAGTCGCTATTACAACACCGGCGTGGCGCTGAACAACACCAACCAATTCAACGGCAACCGTCTGATCATTACCGAAGCCCTGCGTTATGACGAATTCAGCAAATTCGACAACAAAGTCACCGGAAAGGTCGGCATTAAAAACTACTTTACCGCGGACATTTACGCCAGCGCTAACGTTGGAACGGCCTATAACGCCCCCACACTCTATCAAGTGACCTACGGTGCCACTCACGACCTGCAACCGGAAGAAACCGAAGCCTACGACATCACTCTGGGCGCTTACGGCTTGGAAGTGACCTATTACCAAACCGAAACCAAAAACCTCATCAATTACGGCGGCACCTGGCCGAACGATTACTACGAGAACCTGTCCGGCAAATCAAAATTCAACGGCGTGGAAGCCTCCTACCAAACCGATATCAAGGCCATTCACACCGACTTAAAACTCGGTTATACCTACCAAAGCGCCAAAAACGACGACGATCAATGGCTCAGCCACCGTCCGGAACAACAAGCGTCATTGCAAATCGACAACTACAGTTTGGCCGGGTTACATCTGGGATGGGAAACACGTTACATCGGCACCATGTACGACAAAGTGGATAAACAAGGCGCTCAAATCGGCGAATACTTCGTCACCGACCTCACCGCCGATTACGCCCTCAACAACCATTTCACCCTGTACGGAAAAGTCTTGAACCTGTTCGACGACGATTACACCAGTGCCGTGGCCAGTTACGAAAGTGACGGCACCACGCCCGCCTATGTCTATGGCAATGGCGGCACACAAGTGTCGTTCGGTTTGCGAGGGACTTTCTAG
- a CDS encoding DsrE/DsrF/DrsH-like family protein, whose translation MTDTNAMPDTASFSIIQSKGSLDWSYPPMILASSAVAMGKDVEIFFTFYGINCLLKDTTRLKVSPVGNPGMPLKSPIGPNWLQTVDWRFLPDIVWSLPGMTSAATWMFHRTLQKHGQLPFDEMRALCQELGVKFTVCQMSMELLGYQPEDLIDGLEFAGAATYFAQTPQEQSLFI comes from the coding sequence ATGACCGACACAAATGCAATGCCTGACACGGCGAGTTTCAGCATCATTCAATCCAAAGGTTCTTTGGATTGGTCTTACCCGCCGATGATTCTTGCCAGCAGCGCGGTGGCCATGGGCAAAGACGTGGAAATCTTCTTCACCTTCTACGGCATCAACTGCCTGTTGAAAGACACCACCCGCCTCAAAGTGTCCCCGGTCGGCAATCCCGGCATGCCGTTGAAAAGCCCCATCGGGCCCAATTGGCTGCAAACTGTTGACTGGCGCTTTCTACCGGACATCGTCTGGTCGCTGCCTGGCATGACAAGCGCCGCCACCTGGATGTTTCACCGCACCCTGCAGAAACACGGCCAACTGCCTTTCGATGAAATGCGCGCCCTCTGCCAGGAACTTGGCGTTAAATTCACCGTCTGCCAGATGAGCATGGAACTGCTCGGCTATCAGCCGGAAGACTTAATCGACGGTTTGGAATTTGCCGGCGCCGCCACCTATTTTGCGCAAACCCCACAAGAACAAAGTCTGTTCATCTAA
- a CDS encoding DUF1841 family protein, whose product MFYTTERDKMRQFYADTWRKATQNDPLDAMETRVARVIEMHPEYHAMLNNEKHLGSDYLPEMGETNPFLHMGMHLALQEQVALDRPAGIQAVYRQLGEQLGDVHDTEHAMMDCLGESLWQAQQNQGMPDEDAYLSCLQNLLKS is encoded by the coding sequence ATGTTTTATACCACCGAACGCGACAAAATGCGCCAGTTTTACGCCGATACCTGGCGTAAGGCTACCCAAAACGACCCCTTGGACGCCATGGAAACCCGTGTGGCCCGAGTGATTGAAATGCACCCGGAATACCATGCCATGCTCAACAACGAGAAACATCTGGGCAGCGATTACCTGCCGGAAATGGGCGAAACCAACCCATTTCTGCACATGGGCATGCATTTGGCGCTGCAGGAACAGGTAGCCTTGGATCGCCCGGCCGGTATTCAAGCCGTTTACCGGCAACTCGGTGAACAACTGGGCGATGTTCACGACACCGAACACGCCATGATGGACTGCTTGGGCGAATCGCTTTGGCAAGCCCAACAAAACCAGGGCATGCCGGATGAAGACGCTTATTTAAGCTGTTTGCAAAATTTACTGAAATCCTAA
- a CDS encoding cytochrome b → MSMKNSADAYGLVTRANHWISGLLFIGLIALGIYMAGLPKSPGKFELYDIHKALGVILLGLVVIRLVWLKVSPNPAVIASKRSEEVLAHIVRGFLYLGLILMPLSGWMMSNAGGHEVSVFGWFIMPQIVPENETIGGIAKAVHAIAGQFILPAAILLHIAGAWKHHFVYKDATLMRMLGRKAPQE, encoded by the coding sequence ATGAGCATGAAAAATTCGGCGGACGCCTATGGTTTAGTGACTCGAGCCAACCATTGGATCAGTGGACTGTTATTTATTGGCTTGATCGCTTTGGGGATTTACATGGCCGGACTGCCGAAGTCGCCGGGGAAATTCGAACTGTATGACATTCATAAGGCCTTGGGGGTGATTCTGCTTGGGCTGGTGGTGATCCGTTTGGTTTGGTTGAAGGTCTCGCCAAACCCGGCGGTAATTGCCTCGAAACGTTCCGAAGAAGTGTTGGCGCATATCGTTCGCGGTTTTTTGTACCTTGGTTTGATTTTGATGCCGTTGTCCGGTTGGATGATGTCCAATGCCGGCGGACATGAAGTGTCGGTCTTCGGTTGGTTCATCATGCCGCAAATCGTGCCGGAAAACGAAACCATCGGCGGAATCGCCAAAGCGGTGCACGCCATTGCCGGGCAATTCATTTTGCCAGCGGCAATTTTGTTGCACATTGCCGGTGCCTGGAAGCATCACTTTGTGTATAAGGATGCCACCTTGATGCGTATGTTGGGGCGTAAAGCACCGCAAGAATAA
- a CDS encoding ATP-binding protein produces MFPMKISLRFKLILVLLSFGFLMLGAMVWSNQYLLHDTMVKYVDKRDQLRLERLKNNIEVYMDEKGIFDTKDIDLGVWQRLLTASHRVDLTHTYIPMDILLEREYPTLLKIHPDEFESRVSLMSKDGELIVGPPPTENGMVECIRVDREEAGHLGYNHRKELTDKSDIEFAQNQSFIFTWGAILVTLLALLFLLPFASHFLIPIRKITRGMRRLSQGHFSTRLKQNRSDELGQLQQDFNHLAATLEQSKQSRNQWIADISHELRTPLTVLQGSLEAIKDGIRPATERNLQQIYEEVMLLNRLVDDLYQVTLNDVGGLHYKMNRVSFKEILSRSLETVEGAIQEKGLKLSLTLPADKCEINGDESRLQQMITNLLLNSIAYTDAVQADKDQQPGQIDVALICDAKHVQLDITDSAPTVEPDDLTHLFERLFRTEGSRSRRHGGAGLGLAIVQQIVQAHQGEVSASQSELGGIKVTVRLPL; encoded by the coding sequence ATGTTTCCGATGAAGATTTCCTTAAGGTTTAAACTGATTCTGGTGTTGCTGAGCTTCGGGTTTCTGATGCTCGGTGCGATGGTGTGGAGCAACCAGTATTTGTTGCATGACACCATGGTCAAATACGTCGATAAACGTGACCAGTTGCGTTTGGAACGTTTGAAAAACAACATCGAAGTCTATATGGACGAAAAGGGCATCTTCGACACCAAAGACATTGATTTGGGTGTCTGGCAACGTTTGCTGACGGCCTCGCACCGGGTGGATTTGACACATACCTATATTCCGATGGACATTCTGTTGGAGCGTGAATACCCGACTTTGTTGAAAATTCATCCCGATGAATTCGAAAGCCGCGTCAGTTTGATGAGTAAGGATGGCGAGCTGATTGTCGGGCCGCCGCCGACGGAAAACGGAATGGTGGAGTGTATCCGTGTGGATCGCGAGGAAGCGGGGCACCTGGGGTACAATCACCGTAAAGAGTTGACCGATAAGTCGGATATTGAGTTTGCTCAGAATCAGTCCTTTATTTTTACCTGGGGTGCCATTCTGGTCACCCTTTTGGCTCTGTTGTTCCTGTTGCCGTTCGCCAGCCATTTCCTGATACCGATTCGGAAAATCACACGCGGGATGCGCCGTCTGTCGCAAGGGCATTTCTCGACGCGGTTGAAACAGAACCGTTCCGACGAACTGGGGCAACTTCAGCAGGACTTCAATCATTTGGCGGCGACCTTGGAGCAAAGTAAGCAAAGTCGTAATCAGTGGATTGCGGATATTTCCCATGAACTACGCACGCCTTTGACGGTGTTGCAAGGCAGTTTGGAAGCCATCAAAGACGGCATTCGTCCTGCAACGGAACGTAATCTCCAGCAAATCTACGAAGAGGTGATGTTGTTGAACCGCTTGGTGGATGATCTTTATCAGGTGACCTTGAATGATGTCGGTGGTTTGCACTACAAAATGAACCGGGTGTCCTTCAAGGAAATCCTGTCGCGTTCGCTGGAAACAGTGGAAGGTGCCATTCAGGAGAAGGGCTTGAAACTGTCCTTGACCTTGCCGGCGGATAAGTGTGAAATCAACGGGGATGAATCCCGCTTGCAGCAGATGATTACCAATTTGCTGTTGAACAGCATCGCTTATACCGATGCGGTGCAAGCCGATAAAGATCAACAGCCGGGGCAAATCGATGTGGCGCTGATTTGCGACGCCAAACATGTGCAGTTGGACATCACCGATTCGGCTCCGACCGTTGAACCGGACGATTTGACGCATCTGTTTGAACGCCTGTTCCGAACCGAAGGGTCACGCAGCCGTCGGCACGGTGGGGCGGGCCTTGGATTGGCGATTGTTCAGCAAATTGTTCAGGCGCACCAGGGCGAGGTATCGGCCAGTCAATCCGAGCTGGGCGGCATCAAAGTAACGGTACGTTTACCGCTTTAA
- a CDS encoding response regulator yields MTAQTVLVVEDEIKIANIVQEYLEDSGFKVKVIDNGLDVVDWVKKHSVDLVLLDVMLPGKDGLQICKEVRAFSQVPIIMLTAKVEEIDRILGLELGADDYVCKPFSPRELLARVKALLRRSANHNEHLNDDIWQMDEERYQVRYQGKTVGLSLVEFAILKLLSESPGRIYSRTQLIGSIYPDNRVVSDRTVDSHIKKLRHKLAEELTDKELIHSVYGVGYKFEMLA; encoded by the coding sequence ATGACAGCACAAACGGTTCTCGTGGTGGAAGATGAAATCAAAATCGCCAATATCGTGCAGGAATACCTTGAAGACAGCGGTTTTAAGGTAAAGGTGATTGACAATGGTTTGGACGTCGTGGATTGGGTGAAAAAGCATTCAGTGGACTTGGTGTTGTTGGATGTGATGTTGCCGGGCAAGGACGGATTGCAAATCTGTAAAGAAGTGCGCGCCTTCAGCCAAGTGCCCATTATTATGCTGACGGCCAAGGTAGAAGAAATCGATCGGATTCTCGGTTTGGAGCTCGGTGCAGACGATTATGTGTGTAAACCTTTCAGCCCTCGGGAACTGCTGGCGCGGGTTAAGGCCCTGCTTCGGCGCAGTGCGAACCATAATGAACACTTGAACGACGACATCTGGCAAATGGACGAGGAACGTTATCAAGTGCGTTATCAAGGTAAGACCGTGGGGTTGTCATTGGTGGAGTTTGCCATTTTGAAGCTGTTGAGCGAGTCGCCCGGTCGTATTTATTCCCGTACCCAATTGATTGGCAGTATCTATCCGGATAATCGCGTGGTGTCGGATCGAACCGTTGACAGTCACATCAAGAAACTGCGCCATAAGCTGGCCGAAGAGTTGACCGATAAGGAGCTGATTCACTCGGTATACGGCGTGGGCTATAAGTTCGAAATGCTGGCGTGA